One window of Halorubrum sp. CBA1229 genomic DNA carries:
- a CDS encoding stress response translation initiation inhibitor YciH → MTVRTEERRYGKKMVVVEGFEGGTDLDSLASELKSTLGTGGTVKEGHIELQGDHEERVRELLKANGYSVR, encoded by the coding sequence GTGACTGTCCGAACGGAAGAACGCCGGTATGGAAAGAAAATGGTCGTCGTCGAGGGGTTCGAAGGTGGCACCGATCTCGACTCACTCGCCTCAGAACTGAAATCTACACTTGGAACTGGTGGCACCGTCAAAGAAGGGCACATCGAACTCCAGGGCGATCACGAGGAACGCGTCCGCGAACTTCTCAAAGCAAACGGATACTCCGTCAGATAA
- a CDS encoding SHOCT domain-containing protein produces MSKERTSDGLLRIVLIVLAVIVLFPLLMMVFAMPMMGMMGWWWGGGMAGGLSPLWGIGMMLVWLVVLVGIGYLLYRGLVGGVGSSLTSDRALEELRVAYARGDLSDEEFEERRAKLTREESQ; encoded by the coding sequence ATGTCAAAAGAGCGCACGTCCGACGGCCTGCTCCGCATCGTCCTGATCGTCCTCGCGGTGATCGTCCTGTTCCCGCTGTTGATGATGGTGTTCGCGATGCCGATGATGGGCATGATGGGCTGGTGGTGGGGTGGTGGCATGGCCGGCGGCCTCTCACCGCTGTGGGGTATCGGAATGATGCTCGTCTGGCTCGTTGTCCTCGTCGGCATCGGCTACCTCCTCTATCGCGGCCTCGTCGGTGGTGTCGGGTCGTCGCTGACCAGCGATAGAGCACTCGAGGAACTCCGAGTGGCGTACGCTCGTGGCGACCTCTCCGACGAGGAGTTCGAGGAACGGCGTGCGAAACTCACCCGCGAGGAGTCGCAGTAG
- a CDS encoding helix-turn-helix domain-containing protein: MSSSGADHHLDDIAIRDTRVSDAIDEPMRAMILDILADEARTAGEVHDRLTDRGIERTENTVRHHINELRDSGLVDVVRFEEGRGGTTKYYHANTIVLSYSLPGSADAAVEEMTDAIQPQVTEALNHLTEEYEESIEEITTEMQPCDHCRNQKYETYVLLTVLRRAFVRAQRES, from the coding sequence ATGAGCAGTTCCGGTGCCGACCACCATCTCGACGACATCGCGATTAGGGATACCCGCGTTTCGGACGCCATCGACGAACCAATGCGAGCGATGATCCTCGACATACTGGCCGATGAGGCACGGACGGCAGGCGAGGTTCACGACCGACTCACCGATCGAGGGATCGAGCGGACCGAAAACACCGTTCGGCACCACATCAACGAACTCCGCGATTCCGGACTCGTAGACGTCGTCCGCTTTGAGGAGGGGCGTGGCGGCACGACGAAGTACTACCACGCGAACACGATCGTCCTCTCGTACTCACTACCGGGTTCGGCTGATGCCGCCGTGGAGGAGATGACGGATGCTATCCAGCCGCAGGTCACGGAGGCACTGAACCATCTCACGGAGGAGTACGAGGAATCTATCGAGGAGATCACAACGGAGATGCAGCCGTGTGACCACTGTCGGAACCAGAAGTACGAGACGTACGTCCTGCTGACCGTCCTGCGGCGAGCGTTCGTCCGCGCTCAGCGGGAATCGTAA
- a CDS encoding phage integrase SAM-like domain-containing protein, with product MTQNTSSTRDGSTPFASSFERYLQDKGKGRGGDGGNYRRNAARELERFAEWAAGDRSNDDWTGIVPDAVDREPTFDDLDERVFREYARHLDGDRGLKQNTVQTYYRYISAWCGWCVNEGYLEAHYAQRASAMAPLPEDDGRKPGDQQAWTSEQRHALTRYVDEQARDAVEAYTTLPEDTAPLDKQRARYAALKAARDRALVFVLAYTAVRVGELLRDPNDPRRHGVRWEDLSLDDGSMDVYRKKQQWDAASLPDPVISPLRSYRQLMDPPTDRWPVFPTFDQRTLAGLVEDELADRGKRPEAIAEQREAYARDLLLALDEDIRPPSITTDGARSILQRLSEAAEIDIAHPKHDYLAPHGGRRGMGEVLVRAFGYTVAARYLDNSEEMVRERYSHIEAGELGDVATEALSEVDDLVNDSHE from the coding sequence ATGACTCAGAACACCTCATCGACACGCGATGGTTCGACACCGTTCGCGAGTTCCTTCGAGCGGTACCTCCAAGACAAGGGGAAAGGCCGCGGGGGCGACGGCGGGAACTACCGACGGAACGCCGCTCGCGAACTCGAGCGGTTCGCCGAGTGGGCCGCCGGCGATCGGAGTAACGACGACTGGACCGGGATCGTCCCCGATGCCGTCGACCGCGAGCCGACCTTCGACGATCTCGACGAACGCGTGTTCCGGGAGTACGCCCGACATCTCGATGGGGATCGGGGACTCAAGCAGAACACGGTACAAACCTATTACCGCTATATCTCTGCGTGGTGCGGGTGGTGCGTCAACGAGGGCTATCTCGAAGCGCATTACGCACAGCGGGCGAGTGCGATGGCGCCACTCCCCGAGGACGACGGCCGCAAACCCGGCGATCAGCAGGCCTGGACATCTGAACAGCGCCACGCTCTCACCCGCTACGTCGACGAACAGGCCCGCGACGCTGTTGAGGCGTACACGACACTCCCGGAGGATACTGCCCCGCTCGACAAGCAGCGAGCCCGCTACGCGGCGCTGAAGGCGGCTCGTGACCGGGCGCTGGTGTTCGTCCTCGCATACACTGCCGTCCGCGTCGGCGAACTCCTCCGGGACCCGAACGACCCGCGCCGGCACGGCGTCCGCTGGGAGGACCTCTCCCTTGACGACGGGAGTATGGACGTCTACCGGAAGAAACAGCAGTGGGACGCCGCGAGTCTCCCCGACCCAGTGATCTCACCGCTGCGGAGCTACCGCCAGCTGATGGACCCGCCGACGGACCGGTGGCCAGTCTTTCCGACGTTCGACCAACGAACGCTTGCGGGACTCGTGGAGGATGAACTGGCCGACCGCGGGAAACGACCGGAAGCAATCGCCGAGCAACGTGAGGCGTACGCTCGCGACCTCCTCCTAGCGCTTGATGAGGATATTCGGCCGCCGTCGATCACGACGGACGGCGCACGATCGATTCTCCAACGGCTCTCGGAGGCCGCAGAGATCGACATCGCCCATCCAAAACACGATTACCTCGCTCCGCACGGCGGTCGTCGAGGGATGGGAGAGGTGCTTGTCCGCGCCTTCGGCTACACGGTCGCAGCCCGGTATCTCGATAACTCGGAGGAGATGGTTCGGGAGCGATACTCGCATATTGAGGCCGGCGAACTCGGGGATGTAGCGACAGAAGCACTCTCAGAGGTCGACGACCTGGTAAATGACAGCCACGAATAG
- a CDS encoding ABC transporter ATP-binding protein, with protein MEMTTAPTETVDGSKTLVRGNVLEKTYGSRLPLGRSTPVLTGADIEVRAGEIVGIVGENGSGKSTLMEILVGVLDHDAGTVERYGTVGWCPQEPLLYDRLTVSETFRLFGAGYGMSREEIDAAKQRLADELDFEQYLDYRVDQLSGGNRQKVNLSIALMHDPDVLMLDEPYTGFDWETYLRFWDMAQDLADDGTAVVMISHLIEERSRLDRVFEVRNGLVHDVTDEETESELRSDPEGEHE; from the coding sequence ATGGAAATGACCACGGCGCCCACGGAGACGGTCGATGGTAGCAAGACGCTCGTTCGAGGCAACGTTCTCGAGAAAACCTACGGGTCACGACTTCCGTTGGGACGGTCGACGCCCGTTCTCACCGGTGCGGATATCGAGGTCCGTGCCGGCGAGATCGTCGGCATCGTCGGCGAGAATGGGTCGGGCAAGTCCACGCTGATGGAGATTCTCGTCGGGGTTCTCGACCACGACGCGGGCACGGTCGAACGGTATGGAACCGTCGGATGGTGTCCGCAGGAACCCCTGCTCTACGATCGGTTGACCGTCTCTGAAACCTTCCGGCTCTTCGGCGCCGGGTACGGGATGAGTCGCGAGGAGATCGACGCGGCGAAGCAAAGACTGGCGGACGAACTCGACTTCGAGCAGTACCTTGACTACCGGGTCGACCAGCTTAGCGGTGGGAACCGACAGAAGGTCAACCTCAGCATCGCGTTGATGCACGACCCGGACGTTCTCATGCTCGACGAACCCTACACCGGGTTCGACTGGGAGACTTACCTGCGATTCTGGGACATGGCACAGGACCTCGCGGACGACGGCACTGCCGTCGTCATGATCTCCCACCTAATTGAGGAGCGGAGTCGCCTCGACCGCGTCTTCGAGGTGCGGAACGGACTGGTTCACGACGTGACCGACGAAGAGACCGAGAGCGAACTCAGGAGCGACCCGGAGGGGGAACATGAATAG
- a CDS encoding cation-translocating P-type ATPase yields the protein MNAQTITQYYRKNRKAIVTASSGLLYGGGWSLGHFTGFDTASAGILILAAIIGGYDIAKTAYYEVTNRTLGIKTLVTLAAIGAIVIGEYWEAAAVVFLFSLGSYLEGRTMRKTRTALQELLEMTPDTATVRRDGDLQEVPARDVEEGEVVIVKPGGKIPVDGSVVDGESAVNQAPVTGESAPVHKTDGDEVYAGTVNQEGALEVQTTGAGSDTTLERIIRRVEEAQEAQSPTESLIDRFAKYYTPAVIVLAIGAYAVTQNAILSLTLLVIGCPGALVIGPPVSIVSAIGNAARSGVLMKGGEHLERAGKIDLVAFDKTGTLTKGETTVADVEGFGVDDDEVISLAATAEKKSEHHLADAIVDAARDRPTAATDGGTAVAHSDAASAEHRSVPDPDDFDVVAGKGVVAHTDGHEVVVGNRALLDDRSIDIPDYIAEYVRGREERGETVVHVVRDGSIIGVIAMRDELREAAPGVVAALQDAGIETVMLTGDNERTASAVAGEVGIDEYRAELLPEDKQTVIEEYQADGHVVAMVGDGINDAPSLATADVGIAMGAAGTDTAIETADMALMADDLERIPYAVTLSKATRWNVLENVGLAVLTVTVLLAGVLTSYVTLAAGMLVHEASVLLVILNGMRLLRH from the coding sequence ATGAACGCACAAACGATCACACAGTACTACCGGAAGAACCGGAAAGCCATCGTCACGGCGTCCAGCGGCCTCCTCTACGGTGGCGGCTGGAGCCTCGGCCACTTCACCGGCTTCGATACAGCGAGTGCCGGTATTCTCATCCTCGCGGCGATCATCGGCGGCTACGACATCGCCAAAACCGCCTACTACGAGGTCACCAACCGAACGCTCGGCATCAAGACGCTCGTGACCTTGGCGGCCATTGGTGCCATCGTCATCGGCGAATACTGGGAAGCTGCCGCCGTCGTCTTCCTGTTCAGCCTCGGCAGCTACCTAGAAGGCCGGACGATGCGGAAGACCCGGACGGCCCTCCAGGAACTTCTGGAGATGACGCCCGACACGGCGACCGTCCGTCGCGACGGAGACCTCCAAGAAGTACCTGCCCGCGACGTCGAGGAGGGTGAAGTTGTCATCGTGAAACCGGGCGGAAAGATCCCGGTCGACGGGAGCGTCGTCGACGGCGAGAGTGCCGTCAATCAGGCCCCGGTCACCGGCGAGAGCGCGCCCGTTCACAAGACCGACGGTGACGAAGTCTACGCGGGGACGGTCAACCAGGAAGGCGCACTGGAGGTCCAGACGACGGGTGCGGGCTCGGATACGACGCTCGAGCGCATCATCCGCCGCGTCGAGGAGGCCCAGGAGGCCCAGTCGCCCACGGAGAGTCTCATCGACCGGTTCGCGAAGTACTACACCCCAGCCGTCATCGTGCTCGCAATCGGCGCGTACGCAGTCACGCAGAACGCGATCCTGTCGCTCACCTTGCTGGTCATCGGCTGTCCGGGCGCGCTGGTCATCGGACCGCCGGTCAGCATCGTCTCGGCCATCGGGAACGCCGCCCGGTCGGGAGTCCTGATGAAGGGTGGCGAACACCTCGAACGTGCCGGCAAGATCGACCTCGTTGCCTTCGACAAGACCGGCACCCTCACGAAGGGCGAGACCACCGTCGCCGACGTCGAGGGGTTTGGCGTCGACGACGACGAGGTAATCTCGCTCGCGGCGACTGCCGAGAAGAAAAGCGAACACCACCTCGCCGACGCCATCGTCGACGCAGCACGCGACCGTCCGACCGCCGCAACCGATGGCGGAACTGCGGTCGCCCATTCCGATGCCGCGAGCGCCGAACACCGGTCGGTTCCGGATCCGGATGACTTCGACGTGGTCGCCGGCAAGGGTGTCGTCGCCCATACGGACGGCCACGAGGTCGTCGTTGGGAACCGAGCGCTGCTCGACGACCGCAGCATCGACATCCCGGATTACATCGCCGAGTACGTCCGTGGCCGCGAGGAACGCGGTGAGACGGTCGTCCACGTCGTGCGAGACGGCAGCATCATCGGCGTGATCGCGATGCGCGACGAACTTCGAGAGGCCGCTCCTGGCGTCGTAGCGGCGCTTCAGGATGCCGGCATCGAGACGGTGATGCTCACCGGCGACAACGAGCGGACGGCAAGTGCCGTCGCAGGGGAAGTGGGCATCGACGAGTACCGCGCCGAACTCCTCCCCGAGGACAAACAGACCGTCATCGAAGAATACCAGGCCGACGGCCACGTCGTTGCGATGGTCGGCGATGGCATCAACGACGCGCCATCGCTGGCGACCGCCGACGTCGGTATCGCGATGGGCGCTGCCGGCACGGACACCGCCATCGAGACGGCGGACATGGCGCTGATGGCCGACGACCTCGAACGCATCCCGTACGCGGTCACACTCAGTAAAGCGACGCGCTGGAACGTCCTCGAGAACGTCGGGCTCGCGGTGCTGACCGTGACCGTCCTGCTCGCTGGCGTGCTCACCAGTTACGTCACGCTCGCCGCCGGGATGCTCGTCCACGAAGCCAGCGTTCTCCTCGTCATCCTCAACGGGATGCGACTGCTCCGACACTAA
- a CDS encoding heavy-metal-associated domain-containing protein: MNETTQLRVMDFDCPTCASTVERALSNVDGVQNVKVHYTTGRVEIEYDDDVADPDAFAQAIENQGYTPQPA, translated from the coding sequence ATGAACGAAACGACCCAACTCCGTGTGATGGACTTCGACTGCCCGACCTGCGCGAGCACCGTTGAACGCGCCCTCTCGAACGTCGACGGCGTCCAGAATGTGAAAGTCCACTACACGACCGGCCGAGTCGAGATCGAGTACGACGACGACGTCGCTGACCCCGACGCCTTCGCACAGGCCATCGAAAACCAGGGCTACACGCCCCAGCCCGCCTAG
- a CDS encoding TRAM domain-containing protein: protein MVDIPDTLRSVFTATIESEDGSCTFEVPASEVRHDAIQPGETYRIAVLETGHTTALSDTPSADRSSETSPTTQEQGPPEPPVEEGEIREVTIETIGDQGDGIAKVDRGYVVIVPEGQPGDEPTVEIEQVQQNVAFATIVEPDPRTL, encoded by the coding sequence ATGGTCGACATCCCTGATACACTTCGCTCGGTATTTACTGCGACTATTGAGTCCGAGGACGGAAGCTGCACATTCGAGGTTCCAGCGAGTGAGGTACGTCACGACGCTATTCAACCCGGTGAAACGTATCGAATCGCTGTTCTCGAAACCGGGCATACAACGGCGCTATCCGATACACCGTCCGCGGACAGATCGTCTGAGACCTCCCCGACCACTCAGGAGCAGGGACCCCCCGAGCCGCCTGTTGAAGAGGGTGAGATTCGGGAGGTGACGATTGAGACGATTGGTGACCAGGGCGACGGCATCGCGAAGGTTGACCGCGGTTACGTCGTGATCGTTCCGGAGGGGCAGCCCGGTGACGAACCGACCGTTGAGATCGAACAGGTGCAACAGAACGTCGCCTTTGCTACGATCGTTGAGCCGGACCCCCGAACGCTGTGA